In a genomic window of Streptococcus oralis subsp. tigurinus:
- a CDS encoding RluA family pseudouridine synthase, giving the protein MQFTFTLPESLPQMTVKQFLEEQLLIPRKIRHFLRTKKNILINHEEVHWNEIVKAGDICQLTFDEEDYPKKEILWGNPDLVQEIYQDQHLIVVNKPEGMKTHGNQPNEIALLNHVSAYVGQTCYVVHRLDMETSGLMLFAKNPFILPILNRLLEKKEIAREYWALVEGRIESKELVFQDKIGRDRHDRRKRVVDPKNGQYAETHISRLKQFPNKTALVRCKLKTGRTHQIRVHLSHHKHPILGDPLYNSKSKTSRLMLHAFRLSFTHPLTLEKLSFTVLSDTFEKKLKKNG; this is encoded by the coding sequence ATGCAATTCACATTTACATTACCCGAATCCCTGCCTCAAATGACGGTCAAACAATTTCTAGAGGAACAACTACTCATTCCTAGAAAAATCCGTCATTTTTTGAGAACCAAGAAGAACATCTTAATTAACCACGAAGAAGTTCACTGGAACGAGATAGTCAAAGCAGGGGATATTTGCCAATTGACTTTTGATGAGGAAGATTATCCCAAAAAGGAAATCCTTTGGGGAAATCCAGACCTCGTTCAAGAAATTTATCAAGACCAACATCTTATTGTCGTCAACAAACCTGAGGGTATGAAAACGCATGGAAATCAACCAAACGAAATCGCCCTTCTCAATCATGTCTCTGCCTACGTCGGGCAGACTTGCTATGTCGTTCATCGTCTAGATATGGAAACCAGTGGGCTGATGCTTTTTGCTAAGAACCCTTTTATCCTGCCCATCCTCAATCGCTTGTTGGAGAAAAAAGAAATCGCTCGCGAGTACTGGGCACTCGTAGAAGGACGAATAGAGAGTAAGGAACTTGTCTTTCAAGATAAAATCGGCCGTGATCGACATGATCGCAGAAAACGAGTAGTAGATCCCAAAAATGGGCAATATGCTGAAACGCATATCAGTCGATTAAAGCAATTCCCAAACAAAACAGCTCTTGTTCGTTGCAAGCTAAAGACCGGTCGAACGCATCAGATTCGTGTTCACCTCTCTCATCACAAGCATCCTATCTTGGGTGACCCTCTCTATAATAGTAAATCAAAAACAAGTCGGCTTATGCTTCATGCCTTTCGCCTTTCTTTTACCCATCCACTCACCTTAGAAAAATTGAGTTTCACTGTTCTATCGGATACTTTTGAAAAAAAATTAAAAAAGAATGGATGA
- the nusG gene encoding transcription termination/antitermination protein NusG — protein sequence MDSFDKGWFVLQTYSGYENKVKENLLQRAQTYNMLDNILRVEIPTQTVQVEKNGKKKEIEENRFPGYVLVEMVMTDEAWFVVRNTPNVTGFVGSHGNRSKPTPLLEQEIRDILVSMGQTVQEFDIDVEVGQTVRIIDGAFADYTGKITEIDNNKVKMIISMFGNDTIAEVNLNQIAEL from the coding sequence ATGGATAGTTTTGACAAAGGATGGTTTGTTCTACAAACTTATTCTGGCTATGAAAATAAGGTAAAAGAAAATCTATTGCAACGTGCACAAACGTATAACATGTTGGATAATATTCTACGCGTTGAGATTCCAACACAAACCGTGCAAGTTGAGAAAAATGGAAAGAAAAAAGAAATTGAAGAGAATCGCTTTCCAGGTTATGTCCTTGTAGAAATGGTCATGACCGATGAAGCATGGTTCGTCGTTCGAAATACACCGAACGTAACAGGATTCGTCGGATCCCACGGTAACAGATCAAAACCAACTCCGCTATTGGAACAAGAAATCCGTGATATTCTGGTTTCAATGGGACAAACTGTTCAAGAGTTTGATATTGACGTTGAAGTTGGTCAGACTGTCCGCATCATTGATGGCGCTTTTGCAGACTACACAGGTAAAATTACTGAAATTGATAACAATAAAGTGAAGATGATTATCTCTATGTTTGGTAATGATACGATTGCAGAAGTAAACCTAAACCAAATTGCAGAATTATAA
- the pbp2a gene encoding penicillin-binding protein PBP2A encodes MKLDKLFEKFLSLFKKETNESAESDSTSMRRSRSDRKKLSQVGPIRKFWRRYHLTKIVIILGLSAGLLVGTYLFAIAKSTNVNDLQNALKTRTLIFDREEKEAGALSGQKGTYVELTDISKDLQNAVVATEDRSFYKNDGINYGRFFLAILTAGRSGGGSTITQQLAKNAYLSQDQTVERKAKEFFLALELTKKYSKEQILTMYLNNAYFGNGVWGIEDASKKYFGVSASQLTLDQAATLAGMLKGPELYNPLNSVETSTNRRDTVLQNMVAAGYIDKNQETEAVGTDMASQLQDKYEGRVLDYRYPSYFDAVVNEAVSKYNLTEEEIVNNGYRIYTELDQNYQANMQVVYENTSLFPTAEDGTHAESGSVALEPKTGGVRSVVGSVAGDDKPGFRNFNYATQSKRSPGSTIKPLVVYTPAVEAGWALNKQLDNHTMQYDSYQVDNYAGIKTSPEVPMYQALAESLNLPAVATVNALGIDKAFDAGERFGLNMENVDRVLGVALGGGIETNPLQMAQAYATFANEGLMPEAHFITRIENASGQVIKSYKNSQKRVIDKSVADKMTSMMLGTFTNGTGISSSPTDYVMAGKTGTTEAAFNSVYTSDQWVIGYTPDVVITHWLGFPTTDENHYLAGSTSNGAAHVFRSMANTILPYTPGSTFTVENAYKQNGIEPENTKKQVVENETNQSEDPIADIRSRAQNLVDEAGRAISEAKIKEKAQTIWDSFLNLFR; translated from the coding sequence ATGAAATTAGATAAATTATTTGAGAAGTTTCTTTCTCTCTTTAAAAAAGAAACGAATGAATCGGCGGAGTCTGATTCGACTAGCATGCGTCGTTCTCGGAGCGATAGAAAAAAATTGTCCCAAGTAGGGCCGATTCGGAAATTTTGGCGTCGTTATCATCTGACCAAGATTGTCATTATTTTAGGGTTAAGTGCAGGTTTGCTAGTAGGAACCTACCTATTTGCGATAGCCAAGTCTACCAATGTTAATGACTTGCAGAATGCCTTGAAAACGCGAACTCTGATTTTTGACCGCGAAGAAAAAGAGGCAGGAGCCCTATCCGGTCAAAAGGGCACCTATGTTGAATTAACAGATATCAGTAAAGACTTGCAGAATGCTGTCGTCGCGACAGAGGACCGTTCCTTCTATAAAAATGATGGGATTAACTACGGCCGTTTCTTTCTAGCCATCCTTACAGCAGGCCGTTCTGGAGGGGGGTCCACCATCACTCAACAGTTGGCGAAAAATGCCTATCTTTCCCAGGACCAGACCGTTGAACGGAAGGCCAAGGAGTTTTTTCTTGCCTTAGAGTTGACAAAGAAATACAGCAAGGAGCAAATCCTTACTATGTACCTCAATAACGCTTATTTTGGAAATGGGGTATGGGGTATTGAAGATGCAAGTAAGAAATATTTCGGTGTATCGGCTTCACAACTAACGCTTGATCAGGCGGCCACTCTAGCAGGGATGCTCAAGGGACCAGAATTGTATAATCCATTAAATTCTGTTGAAACTTCAACCAATCGTAGGGATACTGTTTTGCAAAATATGGTTGCAGCGGGTTATATTGATAAAAATCAAGAGACCGAAGCAGTTGGAACAGATATGGCTTCTCAACTGCAAGATAAGTATGAAGGGAGGGTTTTAGATTATCGTTACCCGTCCTATTTTGATGCAGTTGTCAACGAAGCAGTTTCCAAGTACAATCTCACAGAAGAGGAAATTGTCAACAACGGCTATCGAATCTATACAGAACTTGACCAAAACTACCAAGCCAACATGCAGGTTGTTTACGAAAATACTTCGCTATTTCCAACAGCAGAAGACGGAACACATGCTGAATCAGGTAGTGTTGCTTTAGAGCCTAAAACAGGTGGGGTGCGTAGCGTTGTTGGTAGCGTAGCTGGCGATGACAAACCAGGCTTCCGCAATTTTAACTATGCCACTCAGTCTAAGCGTAGCCCAGGCTCAACTATCAAACCTTTAGTGGTTTATACGCCTGCAGTAGAAGCAGGATGGGCCTTAAACAAGCAACTGGATAATCATACGATGCAGTACGATAGTTATCAAGTAGACAATTATGCAGGGATTAAGACTTCTCCTGAAGTACCTATGTATCAGGCTTTGGCGGAATCACTCAATTTACCGGCAGTTGCGACTGTAAATGCATTAGGTATTGACAAAGCTTTTGACGCTGGGGAGAGATTTGGCCTGAATATGGAAAATGTTGATCGAGTTCTTGGAGTCGCTCTCGGTGGAGGTATAGAGACGAATCCCCTCCAGATGGCACAAGCTTATGCAACCTTTGCTAATGAAGGTTTGATGCCTGAAGCGCATTTTATCACTCGTATTGAAAATGCCAGTGGTCAGGTCATCAAGAGTTATAAAAATTCCCAAAAACGAGTGATTGATAAGTCGGTAGCCGATAAAATGACCAGCATGATGCTAGGGACATTTACCAATGGTACAGGAATTAGTTCATCGCCAACAGATTATGTTATGGCTGGAAAGACAGGTACTACTGAGGCTGCTTTTAATTCAGTATATACTAGTGACCAGTGGGTGATTGGTTATACTCCAGATGTGGTAATTACCCACTGGCTCGGCTTCCCGACGACGGATGAGAACCATTATCTAGCAGGTTCGACATCAAATGGAGCAGCCCATGTCTTTAGAAGTATGGCTAATACCATTTTGCCATACACTCCAGGTAGCACCTTTACAGTTGAGAATGCTTATAAACAAAATGGTATTGAACCAGAAAATACGAAAAAGCAGGTTGTTGAAAATGAGACAAACCAGTCTGAGGATCCGATAGCGGATATTCGTAGTCGTGCACAAAATCTTGTAGATGAAGCGGGACGTGCGATTTCAGAAGCTAAGATAAAAGAAAAAGCCCAGACAATATGGGACTCATTCCTTAATCTATTTCGTTAA
- the gap gene encoding type I glyceraldehyde-3-phosphate dehydrogenase: MVVKVGINGFGRIGRLAFRRIQNVEGVEVTRINDLTDPVMLAHLLKYDTTQGRFDGTVEVKEGGFEVNGKFVKVSAERDPEQIDWANDGVEIVLEATGFFATKAAAEKHLKGGAKKVVITAPGGSDVKTIVFNTNHDTLDGTETVISGASCTTNCLAPMAKALHDNFGIVEGLMTTIHAYTGDQMILDGPHRKGDLRRARAAAVNIVPNSTGAAKAIGLVIPELNGKLDGAAQRVPVPAGSVTELVAVLDKNVTVDEVNAAMKAASNESYGYTEDPIVSSDILGMSFGSLFDATQTKVLDVDGKQLVKVVSWYDNEMSYTSQLVRTLEYFAKIAK, translated from the coding sequence ATGGTAGTTAAAGTTGGTATTAACGGTTTCGGACGTATTGGTCGTCTTGCTTTCCGCCGTATCCAAAACGTAGAAGGTGTTGAAGTTACTCGCATCAACGACCTTACAGATCCAGTGATGCTTGCACACTTGTTGAAATACGATACAACTCAAGGTCGTTTCGACGGTACTGTAGAAGTTAAAGAAGGCGGATTTGAAGTTAACGGTAAATTCGTTAAAGTTTCTGCTGAACGTGATCCAGAACAAATCGACTGGGCTAACGACGGTGTAGAAATCGTTCTTGAAGCAACTGGTTTCTTTGCTACTAAAGCAGCTGCTGAAAAACACCTTAAAGGTGGTGCTAAGAAAGTTGTTATCACTGCTCCTGGTGGAAGCGATGTTAAAACAATCGTATTCAACACTAACCACGATACACTTGATGGTACTGAAACAGTTATCTCAGGTGCTTCATGTACTACAAACTGTTTGGCTCCAATGGCTAAAGCTCTTCATGACAACTTCGGTATCGTTGAAGGTTTGATGACTACTATCCACGCTTACACTGGTGACCAAATGATTCTTGACGGACCACACCGTAAAGGTGACCTTCGCCGTGCTCGTGCTGCTGCAGTTAACATCGTTCCTAACTCAACTGGTGCTGCTAAAGCAATCGGTTTGGTTATTCCTGAATTGAACGGTAAATTGGATGGAGCTGCTCAACGTGTTCCTGTTCCAGCTGGTTCAGTAACTGAATTGGTAGCAGTTCTTGACAAGAACGTTACTGTTGATGAAGTAAATGCAGCTATGAAAGCAGCTTCTAACGAATCATATGGATACACTGAAGATCCAATCGTATCTTCTGATATCCTAGGTATGTCATTCGGTTCATTGTTTGACGCAACTCAAACTAAAGTTCTTGACGTTGACGGTAAACAATTGGTTAAAGTTGTTTCATGGTATGACAACGAAATGTCTTACACTTCACAACTTGTTCGTACTCTTGAATACTTTGCAAAAATCGCTAAATAA
- a CDS encoding PolC-type DNA polymerase III, which translates to MSSKFEILMNQIGVSDQLRQDPALVNASIECVVVHKISKIWEFHFVFSNILPIEIFLELKKGLSEEFSKTGNKAVFEIKALSQEFSNELLQAYYKEAFSEGPCASQGFKSLYQNLQVRAVGNQLFIEGSEVIDKEHFKKNHLPNLTKQLEKFGFPAFVCQIEKNDALTQEQEEAFHAENEQIVQAANEEALRAMEQLEQMAPPPVEEKPAFDFQAKKAAAKPKLDKAEVTQMIDVTTEENRLVFEGVVFDVEHKVTRTGRVLINFKMTDYTSSFSMQKWVKNEEEAQKFDIIKKNSWLRVRGNVEMNNFTRDLTMNVQDVQEVVHYERKDLMPEGERRVEFHAHTNMSTMDALPEVEEIVATAAKWGHKAVAITDHGNVQSFPHGYKAAKKAGIQLIYGMEANIVEDRVPIVYNEVEMNLSEATYVVFDVETTGLSAIYNDLIQVAASKMYKGNVIAEFDEFINPGYPLSAFTTELTGITDDHVKNAKPLEQVLQEFQEFCKDTVLVAHNATFDVGFMNANYERHGLPRISQPVIDTLEFARNLYPEYKRHGLGPLTKRFGVALEHHHMANYDAEATGRLLFIFIKEVAEKHGVTDLARLNIDLISPDSYKKARIKHATIYVKNQVGLKNIFKLVSLSNTKYFEGVPRIPRTVLDAHREGLILGTACSEGEVFDAVVSQGVDAAVEVAKYYDFIEVMPPAIYAPLIAKEQVKDIEELQTIIKSLIEVGDRLGKPVLATGNVHYIEPEEEIYREIIVRSLGQGAMINRTIGHGEHAQPAPLPKAHFRTTNEMLDEFAFLGEELARKLVIENTNALAETFEPVEVVKSDLYTPFIDKAEETVAELTYKKAFEIYGNPLPDIVDLRIEKELTSILGNGFAVIYLASQMLVQRSNERGYLVGSRGSVGSSFVATMIGITEVNPLSPHYVCSQCKYSEFITDGSYGSGFDMPNKDCPNCGHKLSKNGQDIPFETFLGFDGDKVPDIDLNFSGEDQPSAHLDVRDIFGEEYAFRAGTVGTVAAKTAYGFVKGYERDYGKFYRDAEVERLAQGAAGVKRTTGQHPGGIVVIPNYMDVYDFTPVQYPADDVTAEWQTTHFNFHDIDENVLKLDVLGHDDPTMIRKLQDLSGIDPNEIPMDDESVMALFSGTEVLGVTPEQIGTPTGMLGIPEFGTNFVRGMVDETHPTTFAELLQLSGLSHGTDVWLGNAQDLIKQGIADLSTVIGCRDDIMVYLMHAGLEPKMAFTIMERVRKGLWLKISEEERNGYIEAMKANKVPEWYIESCGKIKYMFPKAHAAAYVMMALRVAYFKVHHPIYYYCAYFSIRAKAFDIKTMGAGLDTIKRKMQEIAEKRKNNEASNVEIDLYTTLEIVNEMWERGFKFGKLDLYRSQATEFLIDGDTLIPPFVAMDGLGENVAKQLVRAREEGEFLSKTELRKRGGLSSTLVEKMDEMGILGNMPEDNQLSLFDDLF; encoded by the coding sequence ATGTCAAGTAAGTTTGAAATTTTAATGAATCAAATAGGAGTCTCTGATCAATTGAGACAGGATCCTGCTCTTGTTAATGCAAGTATTGAGTGTGTTGTGGTTCATAAAATTAGTAAGATTTGGGAATTTCATTTTGTATTTTCTAATATTTTACCGATTGAAATCTTTTTAGAGTTAAAGAAAGGGCTGAGTGAAGAATTTTCTAAGACAGGGAATAAAGCTGTTTTCGAAATCAAGGCTCTCTCTCAAGAATTTTCAAATGAACTCTTGCAGGCCTACTATAAGGAGGCTTTTTCTGAAGGTCCATGTGCTAGTCAAGGGTTTAAATCTCTTTATCAGAATTTGCAAGTTCGTGCAGTGGGAAATCAGCTCTTTATTGAAGGTTCAGAGGTGATTGATAAGGAACACTTTAAGAAAAATCATCTTCCTAATTTAACAAAGCAACTTGAAAAGTTTGGTTTTCCAGCTTTTGTCTGCCAAATCGAAAAGAATGATGCTCTTACACAGGAGCAGGAAGAAGCCTTCCATGCGGAGAATGAACAAATCGTTCAGGCTGCTAATGAGGAGGCTTTGCGTGCTATGGAACAACTGGAACAGATGGCCCCCCCTCCAGTAGAAGAGAAGCCAGCCTTTGATTTTCAGGCTAAAAAGGCTGCGGCCAAGCCTAAACTAGATAAGGCTGAAGTTACCCAGATGATCGACGTGACGACTGAGGAAAATCGCCTGGTCTTTGAAGGGGTCGTTTTTGATGTGGAGCATAAGGTGACCAGAACTGGTCGTGTTTTGATCAACTTTAAAATGACAGACTACACTTCAAGTTTTTCAATGCAAAAATGGGTTAAGAATGAAGAAGAGGCTCAGAAGTTTGATATCATTAAGAAGAATTCTTGGCTCAGAGTTCGTGGGAATGTGGAGATGAATAACTTCACACGTGATTTGACTATGAACGTGCAGGATGTGCAGGAAGTTGTTCACTATGAGCGGAAGGATTTGATGCCAGAAGGTGAGCGTCGGGTTGAGTTTCATGCTCATACTAATATGTCGACTATGGATGCTTTACCAGAGGTAGAGGAGATCGTTGCGACAGCTGCTAAGTGGGGACACAAGGCGGTTGCCATCACGGACCATGGGAATGTCCAGTCCTTCCCACATGGCTACAAGGCAGCTAAGAAAGCTGGAATTCAGCTGATCTATGGAATGGAAGCCAATATTGTAGAGGATCGTGTTCCTATCGTTTACAACGAAGTGGAGATGAACTTGTCAGAAGCAACCTACGTGGTTTTTGACGTGGAAACGACGGGTCTTTCAGCCATCTATAATGACTTGATTCAGGTTGCGGCTTCTAAGATGTATAAGGGAAATGTTATTGCTGAATTTGATGAATTTATTAATCCTGGATATCCCTTGTCAGCCTTTACTACCGAGTTGACTGGTATTACAGATGACCATGTCAAAAATGCCAAACCACTAGAACAAGTTTTGCAAGAATTCCAAGAATTCTGCAAGGATACGGTTCTAGTTGCCCACAATGCGACCTTTGACGTTGGCTTTATGAATGCCAATTATGAGCGCCATGGTCTGCCTAGGATTAGCCAGCCAGTTATCGATACACTGGAGTTTGCTAGAAACCTCTATCCTGAGTATAAACGCCATGGTTTGGGACCTTTGACTAAGCGTTTTGGTGTAGCACTTGAACACCACCACATGGCCAACTACGATGCGGAAGCTACTGGTCGTCTGCTTTTCATCTTTATCAAAGAGGTAGCAGAAAAACATGGTGTGACTGATCTGGCTAGACTAAATATAGATCTAATCAGTCCAGACTCTTATAAAAAAGCTCGGATCAAGCATGCGACTATCTATGTCAAGAATCAAGTAGGTCTAAAAAATATCTTTAAGCTGGTTTCTTTGTCCAATACCAAGTACTTTGAAGGGGTGCCACGGATTCCGAGAACGGTTCTAGATGCTCATCGGGAGGGATTGATTTTAGGAACAGCCTGCTCTGAAGGTGAAGTTTTTGATGCAGTCGTTTCCCAAGGTGTGGATGCGGCGGTTGAGGTGGCCAAGTATTATGACTTTATCGAGGTCATGCCGCCAGCTATCTATGCGCCATTGATTGCTAAAGAGCAGGTCAAGGATATAGAGGAACTCCAGACCATTATCAAGAGTTTGATAGAAGTGGGAGACCGTCTTGGCAAGCCCGTTTTGGCTACGGGTAATGTTCATTATATCGAACCAGAAGAAGAAATTTACCGTGAAATTATCGTTCGTAGTTTGGGACAGGGGGCTATGATTAACCGAACCATTGGTCACGGTGAACATGCCCAACCAGCTCCTTTGCCAAAGGCTCATTTTCGAACAACCAATGAGATGTTGGATGAATTTGCCTTCTTGGGAGAGGAACTAGCTCGTAAACTGGTTATTGAAAACACCAATGCCTTGGCAGAAACCTTTGAGCCTGTTGAGGTGGTTAAGAGTGACTTGTACACGCCTTTCATTGACAAGGCGGAAGAAACAGTCGCTGAGTTGACTTATAAGAAGGCCTTTGAGATTTATGGAAATCCGCTGCCAGATATTGTTGATTTGCGGATTGAAAAAGAATTAACTTCTATACTGGGGAATGGATTTGCTGTGATTTATCTGGCTTCCCAGATGCTGGTGCAACGTTCCAATGAACGGGGTTACTTGGTTGGTTCTCGTGGGTCTGTTGGATCTAGTTTTGTTGCGACCATGATTGGTATTACGGAGGTTAATCCTCTCTCTCCTCACTATGTTTGTAGTCAGTGTAAGTATAGTGAATTTATCACAGATGGTTCTTATGGTTCAGGTTTTGATATGCCTAATAAGGACTGTCCAAACTGCGGTCACAAACTCAGTAAGAATGGGCAGGATATTCCGTTCGAGACCTTCCTTGGTTTTGATGGAGACAAGGTTCCTGATATTGACTTGAACTTCTCAGGAGAAGATCAGCCTAGCGCCCACTTGGATGTGCGTGATATCTTTGGTGAGGAATATGCCTTCCGTGCAGGAACGGTTGGTACGGTGGCTGCCAAGACCGCTTATGGATTTGTCAAGGGCTATGAGCGGGACTATGGCAAGTTTTATCGAGATGCGGAGGTGGAACGCCTCGCTCAGGGTGCGGCTGGTGTCAAGCGGACAACAGGACAACACCCGGGGGGAATCGTTGTTATTCCGAACTACATGGATGTCTACGATTTTACGCCTGTCCAGTATCCAGCGGATGATGTGACGGCTGAATGGCAGACCACTCATTTTAACTTCCACGATATCGATGAGAATGTCCTCAAACTTGATGTACTGGGACACGATGATCCGACCATGATTCGGAAATTGCAGGACTTGTCTGGTATTGACCCTAATGAAATTCCCATGGATGATGAAAGCGTTATGGCTCTCTTTTCTGGAACGGAAGTTTTAGGGGTAACACCTGAGCAAATCGGAACTCCGACAGGGATGCTGGGAATTCCAGAGTTTGGCACCAACTTTGTACGTGGGATGGTCGATGAAACCCATCCGACGACTTTTGCGGAGTTGCTTCAGCTCTCAGGTCTATCCCACGGTACCGATGTGTGGTTGGGAAATGCCCAGGATCTGATCAAGCAAGGAATTGCGGACCTATCAACTGTTATCGGTTGTCGGGACGATATCATGGTTTACCTCATGCATGCAGGTCTCGAACCTAAGATGGCCTTTACCATCATGGAACGGGTACGTAAGGGCTTGTGGTTGAAGATTTCCGAAGAGGAGAGAAATGGCTATATCGAAGCCATGAAGGCCAACAAGGTACCAGAGTGGTATATCGAGTCCTGTGGGAAAATCAAGTATATGTTCCCCAAAGCCCATGCGGCCGCCTACGTTATGATGGCCTTGCGTGTGGCCTACTTCAAGGTTCACCATCCGATTTATTATTACTGTGCTTACTTCTCAATCCGTGCTAAGGCCTTTGATATCAAGACCATGGGTGCGGGATTGGATACCATCAAGCGCAAGATGCAAGAAATTGCTGAAAAACGGAAGAACAATGAAGCTTCTAATGTGGAAATTGACCTCTATACAACTCTTGAGATTGTCAATGAAATGTGGGAACGTGGTTTCAAGTTTGGCAAACTCGATCTCTACCGTAGTCAGGCAACAGAGTTCCTCATCGATGGGGATACCCTCATTCCGCCATTTGTAGCAATGGATGGTCTGGGAGAGAACGTTGCTAAGCAGTTGGTGCGTGCGCGTGAAGAGGGTGAGTTCCTCTCTAAGACAGAACTGCGCAAGCGTGGCGGACTGTCATCG
- the secE gene encoding preprotein translocase subunit SecE, translated as MGFIKDIFKLLKETTWPTRKESWRDFRSIMEYTAFFVVIIYIFDQLIVSGLIRFINIF; from the coding sequence ATGGGTTTTATTAAGGATATTTTTAAACTTCTTAAAGAAACAACGTGGCCAACTCGCAAGGAAAGCTGGAGAGATTTTCGATCTATTATGGAATACACAGCCTTCTTTGTGGTCATCATTTACATTTTTGACCAGTTGATTGTTTCAGGTTTGATTCGATTTATTAACATTTTTTAG
- the rpmG gene encoding 50S ribosomal protein L33, translated as MALKKASLACAVCGSRNYSIKTSGNPKPTRLEVNKFCKHCGKYTTHRETR; from the coding sequence ATGGCATTAAAAAAAGCAAGCCTAGCTTGTGCAGTTTGCGGTTCAAGGAATTACTCAATCAAAACTAGTGGGAACCCCAAGCCAACACGACTAGAAGTAAATAAATTTTGTAAACATTGTGGGAAATATACGACACATAGAGAAACGAGATAG